One window of the Oncorhynchus gorbuscha isolate QuinsamMale2020 ecotype Even-year linkage group LG17, OgorEven_v1.0, whole genome shotgun sequence genome contains the following:
- the LOC124001848 gene encoding dnaJ homolog subfamily C member 27 has product MDTNVQKRRENKKSLRVKVISLGNAEVGKSCIIKRYCEKRFVPKYLATIGIDYGVTKVQVRDREIKVNIFDMAGHPFFYEVRNEFYKDSQGVVLVYDVGLRESFDALDNWLSEMKQEMGSQANMESIVFVVCANKVDLTKRRVVDEGEGRLWAESRGFHYFETSAQSGEGISEMFQAFFSSITDMCENGGKRPVAEVSVGFTKEQADTIRRIRNSKDSWDMLGVKPGATREEVNKAYRKLAVLLHPDKCVAPGSEDAFKAVVNARTSLLKNIK; this is encoded by the exons ATGGATACGAATGTGCAGAAGAGACGCGAGAACAAGAAATCACTGCGTGTAAAAGTGATCAGCCTTGGCAATGCCGAGGTGGGCAAG AGCTGCATCATCAAGCGATACTGTGAGAAGAGGTTTGTGCCCAAGTATCTGGCCACCATAGGGATTGACTATGGGGTCACCAA AGTCCAGGTGCGTGACAGGGAGATCAAAGTGAACATCTTTGACATGGCAGGACACCCCTTCTTCTACGAG gttCGTAATGAGTTCTATAAGGACAGCCAGGGAGTCGTGTTGGTGTACGACGTAGGTCTGAGGGAGAGTTTTGATGCGCTGGACAACTGGCTGAGTGAAATGAAACAGGAGATGGGTTCCCAGGCTAACATGGAGAGCATCGTTTTTGTTGTCTGTGCCAacaag GTGGACCTGACTAAGCGTCGTGTGGTAGACGAGGGAGAGGGTAGGCTGTGGGCGGAGTCAAGAGGGTTCCACTACTTTGAGACGTCAGCACAGAGCGGAGAGGGTATCAGTGAGATGTTTCAG gcGTTTTTCTCCTCCATAACGGACATGTGTGAGAACGGCGGGAAGCGACCGGTGGCAGAGGTCAGTGTCGGCTTCACCAAGGAGCAGGCCGACACCATCCGACGCATACGGAACAGCAAGGACTCCTGGGATATGCTGGGGGTCAAACCTGGAGCCACACG GGAGGAGGTTAACAAGGCTTACAGGAAGCTGGCTGTGCTGCTCCATCCGGATAAGTGCGTTGCCCCGGGCAGCGAGGATGCTTTCAAGGCCGTGGTGAATGCTCGCACCTCCCTGCTCAAGAACATCAAGTAG